One window of Candidatus Methylocalor cossyra genomic DNA carries:
- a CDS encoding efflux transporter outer membrane subunit, which translates to MAAWMAGCAELGPDYARPTPPVASHWLDAGAPRLKTRPSELRLWWKVFQDPVLDRLIETAYRQNLPLQAAGVRVLEARARLGAAVGNLYPQVQQALGSLQYNRLSQTTLQGTFAKIFAYTQSQLGFNASWEIDFWGRFRRAVESADYSLLASLADYDSALVTLTADVATNYILFRTAQQRLAIARHNVETQRESLKIAEARFQGGTTSQRDVEQARTVLASTEATIPALEIAMRQSTNALSILMGQPPKDLSRYLAGSAGIPSAPPAVIVGIPADLLRRRPDIQVAELQAAAQSAQIGITKAELYPAFSLSGQFGLLAADVGKYSLGDMFNWQSRFGAIGPTVRWNILNYGQITNQVRAQDARFQELLLQYQNAVLTAQREVEDSLVAFLKSEDRARSLRESTEAALRSLDLAVLQYRQGITDFTTVLTAQQSLLTEQDNLASTLGDIARNLVGVYRALGGGWQIREGNDLLPENVKKVMAERTDWGKLLTPATYLQPPAPKHPVRAPDW; encoded by the coding sequence GTGGCGGCGTGGATGGCCGGATGCGCTGAACTGGGTCCGGATTATGCCCGTCCTACCCCACCGGTCGCCTCCCACTGGCTCGACGCTGGGGCACCACGACTCAAAACCCGCCCCAGCGAGCTACGGCTCTGGTGGAAGGTGTTCCAAGACCCGGTCCTCGATAGGCTCATCGAGACCGCCTACCGCCAGAATCTCCCGCTGCAGGCGGCCGGGGTACGGGTGCTGGAAGCCCGGGCGCGGCTCGGCGCCGCGGTGGGCAATCTCTATCCCCAGGTGCAACAAGCCCTAGGTTCCCTGCAGTACAACCGCCTCAGCCAAACCACCCTGCAGGGGACCTTCGCCAAGATTTTCGCCTACACCCAATCCCAACTGGGCTTCAATGCCAGCTGGGAGATCGATTTCTGGGGGCGGTTCCGGCGGGCGGTGGAGTCCGCCGACTACAGCCTGCTCGCCTCCCTCGCCGATTACGACAGCGCCCTGGTCACCCTGACCGCTGATGTCGCGACCAATTACATCTTGTTCCGCACCGCCCAGCAGCGGCTTGCCATTGCCCGCCACAACGTGGAAACCCAGCGGGAAAGCCTCAAGATCGCCGAGGCGCGGTTCCAGGGGGGCACCACCTCCCAACGGGATGTGGAGCAGGCGCGCACCGTGCTCGCCAGCACCGAGGCCACCATCCCCGCCCTGGAAATCGCGATGCGGCAGAGCACCAATGCCCTCAGCATCTTGATGGGCCAGCCGCCCAAGGACCTGTCCCGGTACCTGGCGGGGTCGGCCGGCATTCCCTCGGCCCCGCCCGCGGTGATCGTGGGCATTCCCGCGGATCTTCTCAGGCGGCGGCCGGACATCCAGGTGGCGGAATTGCAAGCCGCCGCCCAGTCGGCCCAGATCGGCATCACCAAGGCCGAGCTCTACCCGGCATTTTCCCTGAGTGGCCAGTTCGGCCTATTGGCCGCCGACGTGGGCAAGTACTCCCTGGGGGACATGTTCAACTGGCAGAGCCGGTTCGGCGCCATCGGTCCCACCGTGCGCTGGAACATTCTCAATTACGGGCAGATCACCAACCAGGTGCGGGCCCAGGACGCGCGCTTCCAGGAACTCTTGCTCCAGTACCAGAACGCGGTCTTGACCGCACAGCGGGAAGTGGAGGACAGCCTGGTCGCCTTTCTCAAGTCCGAGGACCGGGCCCGCTCGCTCCGGGAAAGCACCGAGGCGGCCTTGCGCTCCCTCGACCTGGCGGTGCTGCAGTACCGCCAGGGCATCACCGATTTCACCACGGTCCTCACCGCCCAGCAGTCGCTCCTGACCGAACAGGACAACCTCGCCAGCACCCTGGGGGACATCGCCCGCAACCTGGTGGGCGTGTACCGGGCCCTGGGGGGCGGTTGGCAAATCCGCGAGGGCAACGATCTGCTGCCGGAAAACGTGAAGAAGGTCATGGCCGAACGCACCGACTGGGGCAAGCTGCTGACACCTGCCACCTATCTTCAGCCGCCTGCGCCGAAGCATCCGGTCAGGGCCCCGGACTGGTAG